GTGACCTGGAGGAACCGGACGGACCCTTGGGGGGGCAGGTTGTGGGCCAGGCGCTCCAGATGCTTGGACACCGCATCCTCGCCGTTGACGATGCGGCAGTAGACCGAGAACTGAAGCATGTCGTATCCGTCCTCCAGGAGAAAACGGCGGAACCTCACATAGTTCCGTTTGGCCTCCTGGGTGGTGACGGGCAGGTCGAAGAACACCAGCAGCCTCAGGAGTCGCGGGCCTCCTCGCCCTTCAGCCATCCGGGGAAATCAGCGCAGGAAGGGCCAGCAGGTCCGGGTTCTTCTCCCGGCAGGCAGCGGCGAAGCCCTCCGCGCACAGCTCCGTTCCCCGAAGGATCGTGTGTCGTTCCCCCTGGATCTCCATGCGTCGATGCAGAAGCCCCACGAGGGATGCCCGATGCTCCGGGGAGAAGGGGTCGTCGTCCGAGACGTTTCGGAAGACCCAGAGGTCCACCTGGGGGCGGAAGAGTTCCAGCAGGTCGTCCGCCAGGTTGAAGGGATTCAGTTCGTTGTGGTGTTGGATGCCCAGGGCGGGAAGGAATCCGTGGGCCGCCAGACTTCGGGCCAGGGCGCCCCGGAGCACGGAGTAGCCGTAGTCCAGGGCGGCGTTCCGCGAGGTGGGGTCGTCCCGGGTCCGCCCCGGCATCAGACGGGAGAAGTACAGCCGGGCCGCCACCCCTTCCCGCTGGTCCGGATCGCCGGAGCGCACCTGGGAGGCCAGAGCGTGCAGCTCCTCCGCACCGGGGAGGTCCAGAAAGCGCAGGCAGGCTGCCTGGTTGAGGATCTTGCGCCGCACCACCCGCTGCCAGCAGTTCTTGGCGAAGGGGCGGGAGAGTCCCATCTGGGCGCGCAGGACCTTCTCCTGACGACAGTGGGCGTGGAAAGGCAGCAGCACCCCGCAGGGCAGATGACGCCGGTCGCAGACGAACAGGGGCACCCGGTTCTCCGCCAGCTCCCGAAGAAGGGGAACCGTGAGGGACACCTGGGGGGATTCCAGTACCAAAGCCCCCAGGTCCTCCAGGGGGACGGAGGCGGCTTCCCCTTCCTGCTCCACCTGCAGGCGTCCCCCTCCCGTGGAAAGCCGGGCGGGGTTCGCGATGAAGACGCTGCGCCAGCCCATGGCCTACAGGACGAAGGGAGGCTTTTCGCTCCCCACGAGGCGGATCTCCCCCAGGGGGTCCACCTGGTACTTGCTCATGGATAGCACGTCTTTCCGTGTGGAGACGTAGAAGGTCCCGCAGTCGCTTTCCCGGGGCATGCGATCGTGTCGGTCCAGTAGAAGCCGTCCGTCTCCTCGATGGCAAGACTTGTAATACCCTAAGTAAGCGCCATCCTTTTTTTCAATCTCCACCAGATCCCCTGGAAACAGGCTGAACCGGAAATCGAAGGACCCGTCCACCAGATCCCATTCTTCTTCTGATTTGTGAGCCACGATGGCCCGATTCTTCACGATTCCTCGGGCCACGTCGGCCACGTACACCGGCACCAGATAGAACCGGTTTTTCTTGGCGTACACGTCCACCCGGACCATGGACTCATGGTCTGCCACGGCGTAGACTTCTCCCCCATCTCGGAGTTCGACTCCGGAGTAACCGGAATCGAAGATCCGAAGGGATCGGACCAGGGGCCCCTCCCCGGAGCGACAGGGCTTGCGGAAAGGTGCGACGAAGGCCTTCTTCCCGTTGCCCCCGAAGGCTGCGAGACGTTCCCGAAGAGCTTCGTAGAGCTTCCGGTCCCGGTCCTTCCCCACCATCCTCTCCAGCTTCTCAAGGTTCAGATCCTTCAGGGGAATCCGGGAGGCCGTCCGGGGGCCTTCGGGGTGATCCTTCCACTTGGGACTGCGCAGTGTTTCCATGTGGGCCTTGCCCCGGAGGCGTCGGGAAGGGGCGCGGGAGACGAAGACCGGTCGAAGGCCGTTCCGGAAGGCCTCGTCGTATCCCACTCCCCCCTGGTCCAGACGCAGGAGGATCTCCTCCCGAGTGGGGCACAGCCGGGCCAGCACCTCCGAACGAAAGGCGGGGTAGGGGAGGGAAAACCCGTTTTCCGCCTCCCGCCCCCGGGGAAGCTCGCCCCAGGCGGCGTTGTGGCTGGAGAGCCGATAGACGAAGGAGCGGCTGGCGACGGCCAGGACCGCCGCGTCCAGGGCGTGGTGGAGGTCGCCGTTCTTCCGGTTTTTGTGGAGCCCCCATTGCTTTCGGAGGAAGGCGGTGAGCCGTCCGTTGAGGGTCATCACCGGGTCCTTTGGGGCTTCGGGGTGGAAGGTCAGCCGATCTCGCAGAAGCGTGGCGGCGGTCTTGGTGATGAAGCGGGTGTCCGTGAGGTTGCGGTCCTTCAGCTCTCGTTCCGCCTCTTCGCCGAAGTCCTCCCGAAGCAGGTTGCGTTTCTTGGGGGCGGAGAGGTGGGACGCCTGGACCCAGGCAACCAGGCGGTCCCATCGGGCCGTGTCTCCTCCGAAGGCCTCGAAGGGGGTGCGGTTGCCCTTGTCCCGGTTGTCCTTTCCGTGGACCAGGACCCGGTTGTGCCACCCGTTGTCCAGACTGCGGCTGTAGGGGAGGATGTGGTCCATCTCCGCGTACCCCGGCTCCGCCAGCCTGGTGGGATTCAGGTACTCCTCGCAGTAGGGGCAGAAGCCGCCCTGTTCCCTCCAGAGGCGCATCTTCAGCAGGTCTCCCGGCCCCGGGGCGGTCCCCACGATGTCCAGAAATTCCCGCTCCGCCTGTTGCTTCTTCTTCTCGTTGGCCTGCTGCTCCGTTTCGATGCGGCGGCGGACCTTGGCGGGCTGGGAGAGTTCCCGGGCGGTCTCCAGGTGGATGCACCAGGGGGGGCCGTAGCGCCGCACCAGGGCATTGACCACCTTGCGGGTCTGGGTCAGGGCGCGGAACACCACGGGGTTCCGCCAGTCGGCCTCTTCCAGGGGGGGCAGCTTGGGGTGGCGATCCGGGGGAGGGGCGGCGTAGCCCGCGTCGGCCCGGGCCTGGGTGTAGCTTTTCCCTTCCTCCAGGTGGGGCAGAAGCTTCCCCAAAGCCGAGAGGGAAAGATGGGCTGTGCCGCTGAAGGAGAGGGGAGCAAGGGCCCGGGCGTTCTCGGGGGAAAGGCCCAGGGACTCCAGTCGGGGCAGGATTTCGTCTTCGTTTTTGTAGAAGGTGAGGGTGTCCGCGATGGAATCCAACAGGTCCCGTCGGGACCGGAGGGTATCCCAGACCGCAGGGTCGGGGCCCTTATCCAGGGCCTTGCGGATTTCATGGATTCCCGCGAGGTGGACGAAGAGCTTCTCCTCCGCCTTGTCGCCGGATCGGTGGTAGGGAAGCCCGGTGAATAGCCACTCCTCCGGGATCTCCAGGTGCCGGCGAAGGGTCTTGTGGGTGACCTTCTCCTGTTTCCAGGCCAGGAGGTGGATCTGTTCCCGTTCCTTGTCGGTGAGAGGCCGTTCTTCCCCGGTGCGCCGGTGGATCAGCCGAAGGTTGCCGGTTTTCTGGAGCAGCATGAAGGTCTCCGCCGAGGCGCTGCGACGGGGAGCCCGGATCTGATCCGGTTCGAGGCTGCAGTGGCCTGCCTTGTTGCGGATGTCTTCCCCCGAGGCGAAGGGGTTCTGGAAGGCGACGAGATGGAGGAAGGCTTCTTCCAGGTTCGAGGAGGCGTGGGGGTTTCCCAGGGTCCGCTGGGATTGGAAGAGCCGACGGGCTTCCTCCAGGAGAAGGGACCGGGAAAGGGTGTGGCTGTAGTCTCCCGCCCGGTTGCGTCGGTGGTCCTGGAACTTGGGGTCTCGGGCCAGCATTTCCCCGGCGGTGCGGTAGCCGCCTTCTCGAAGGAGGCGTTCGTTCTCTCCGACGCCGGAGAGCAGTTTTCCTTCCTCTTCCTGACGGCTTCTTTCTTGCCCATCCTCCACGGGGTTTCTGCGGTTGGATTGAAAGCCCCGGTGTTTGGTGATGTGGTAGAGGACCCGGACCCACTCGGGAAAGGAGAGGGGACGGTCCAGTCCCTCGGCCCGAAGCTGGTAGGGGTCCTTCGCGGGGGTTTCCCGGAAGAGGGTCTCCAGGTCCGAAAGGGAGAGGACGCCCTCCTTTGCCAGAAGGCGGCGCAGGTCCTCCAGACGCTGGGTTTTCCTGCGGAGGCGTCTTCGAAGCCCCCGGGCCTGGCGTCGAGGTTCCGCCAGAGAGCTGCCGTCCTTGGGGTTTTCCGCCTTCGTGAAGGTCCGGACTGTATTCGGTAATCTAAAAGCCCCCCAGTTTGGGGTCCAATGATCGTCGAAAAGGCACCCACCCCGCACATGTTCCCCTATCATCCTGCGAAAGGAACGGGCATTCCGGTTCGCAGGGAGGACGAGAGGAGATGTACGGGGTGGTTGACAGGGAGTATATCCGCAAGCAGCACTTCCGGGAAGGTTGGTCCATCCGGAAGATCGCCCGGCAGTTGGGGATGTGCCGCAAGACGGTCCGCAGGCTGTTGGAGGATTCGCAGGTTCCCACCTACACCCTCAAGGAGCCCCGTCCGCGTCCGGTCACGGGGCCCTACCTGGAAGTCATCCGGACCTGGCTTACGGAGGACCTCCAGGCTCCCCGCAAGCAGCGTCATACGGCTCGTCGGGTGTACGACCGGCTGGTGACGGAGAGGGGGTTTGGGGGCAGCGAGTCCATCATCCGCAAGGTCGTTGCGGAGCTGAAAAGAGAGATCGCTCCGAAGAAGGGGTTCCTTCCCCTGGAGGCGGACCCGGGAGAGCAGGCTCAGGTGGATTGGGGGGAGGCGATGGTGCGTCTCGAAGGGGAATCGACGCGGGTGCATCTGTTCTGCATGAGGCTTCGTCGCAGTGGAACTCCCTTCGTCTACGCCTTCCCCGACGAAGGGCTGGAGGCGTTTCTGGCGGGGCACCGTCTGGCCTTCGAGTTCTTCGGCGGGGTTCCCAGGGAGTGCGTTTACGACAACCTCAAGTCGGCGGTCACCAAGGTGCTCCAGGGACCCCACCGGGAGGAGAACCGGCAGTTCTCGGCCCTTCGCGGCCACTACCTCTTCGAGAGCGTCTTCTGCAATCCTCGAAGCGGCCACGAGAAGGGGGCGGTGGAGCACCTGGTGGGGTTTGTCCGCAGGAACGTCCTGGTTCCCGTTCCGGATCTGCCCTCCCTGGAGGAACTCAATCTCTGCCTGGCCCGGTGGTGCGAAAAGCAACGCAGGAGCCGAGGGACCTCCTTCGACGAGGAAGCGACCTGTCTGCTGCCGTTACCGGCGCTGCCCCATCCGTGCGCCCTTCAGACCGTTGCGGTGGTAAGCCCCACATCTCTGGTGCGGTTCGAGGGAAACGTCTACTCCGTTCCCGTGGGCCACGAGGGGGAAGCGGTGAACCTCTCCACCACCTGGGACCGGATCCGCATCTCCCGTAACGGCACCCTCCTGGCGGAACATCCCCGGCTTTCCGGGAAGGGGAAGGCTTCCATGGAGCTGGTCCACGTTCTCCCGTTGCTGCAGTTCAAACCGGGGGCGGTGCGCAACGCGGCGGTTCTCCGGCGCTTGGCGGAACCCTGGCAGAAGGCCCGAACGCTCCTGTGCGCTCAACCGGAGGGCTATCGGGAGTTCTGCGCCAT
The sequence above is drawn from the Aminomonas paucivorans DSM 12260 genome and encodes:
- the cas2 gene encoding CRISPR-associated endonuclease Cas2, producing the protein MAEGRGGPRLLRLLVFFDLPVTTQEAKRNYVRFRRFLLEDGYDMLQFSVYCRIVNGEDAVSKHLERLAHNLPPQGSVRFLQVTDRQYARMKLLVGGRTRQEKKVPACQMLLF
- the cas1 gene encoding type II CRISPR-associated endonuclease Cas1: MGWRSVFIANPARLSTGGGRLQVEQEGEAASVPLEDLGALVLESPQVSLTVPLLRELAENRVPLFVCDRRHLPCGVLLPFHAHCRQEKVLRAQMGLSRPFAKNCWQRVVRRKILNQAACLRFLDLPGAEELHALASQVRSGDPDQREGVAARLYFSRLMPGRTRDDPTSRNAALDYGYSVLRGALARSLAAHGFLPALGIQHHNELNPFNLADDLLELFRPQVDLWVFRNVSDDDPFSPEHRASLVGLLHRRMEIQGERHTILRGTELCAEGFAAACREKNPDLLALPALISPDG
- the cas9 gene encoding type II CRISPR RNA-guided endonuclease Cas9 (Cas9, originally named Csn1, is the large, multifunctional signature protein of type II CRISPR/Cas systems. It is well known even to general audiences because its RNA-guided endonuclease activity has made it a popular tool for custom editing of eukaryotic genomes.) → MIGEHVRGGCLFDDHWTPNWGAFRLPNTVRTFTKAENPKDGSSLAEPRRQARGLRRRLRRKTQRLEDLRRLLAKEGVLSLSDLETLFRETPAKDPYQLRAEGLDRPLSFPEWVRVLYHITKHRGFQSNRRNPVEDGQERSRQEEEGKLLSGVGENERLLREGGYRTAGEMLARDPKFQDHRRNRAGDYSHTLSRSLLLEEARRLFQSQRTLGNPHASSNLEEAFLHLVAFQNPFASGEDIRNKAGHCSLEPDQIRAPRRSASAETFMLLQKTGNLRLIHRRTGEERPLTDKEREQIHLLAWKQEKVTHKTLRRHLEIPEEWLFTGLPYHRSGDKAEEKLFVHLAGIHEIRKALDKGPDPAVWDTLRSRRDLLDSIADTLTFYKNEDEILPRLESLGLSPENARALAPLSFSGTAHLSLSALGKLLPHLEEGKSYTQARADAGYAAPPPDRHPKLPPLEEADWRNPVVFRALTQTRKVVNALVRRYGPPWCIHLETARELSQPAKVRRRIETEQQANEKKKQQAEREFLDIVGTAPGPGDLLKMRLWREQGGFCPYCEEYLNPTRLAEPGYAEMDHILPYSRSLDNGWHNRVLVHGKDNRDKGNRTPFEAFGGDTARWDRLVAWVQASHLSAPKKRNLLREDFGEEAERELKDRNLTDTRFITKTAATLLRDRLTFHPEAPKDPVMTLNGRLTAFLRKQWGLHKNRKNGDLHHALDAAVLAVASRSFVYRLSSHNAAWGELPRGREAENGFSLPYPAFRSEVLARLCPTREEILLRLDQGGVGYDEAFRNGLRPVFVSRAPSRRLRGKAHMETLRSPKWKDHPEGPRTASRIPLKDLNLEKLERMVGKDRDRKLYEALRERLAAFGGNGKKAFVAPFRKPCRSGEGPLVRSLRIFDSGYSGVELRDGGEVYAVADHESMVRVDVYAKKNRFYLVPVYVADVARGIVKNRAIVAHKSEEEWDLVDGSFDFRFSLFPGDLVEIEKKDGAYLGYYKSCHRGDGRLLLDRHDRMPRESDCGTFYVSTRKDVLSMSKYQVDPLGEIRLVGSEKPPFVL
- the istA gene encoding IS21 family transposase — encoded protein: MYGVVDREYIRKQHFREGWSIRKIARQLGMCRKTVRRLLEDSQVPTYTLKEPRPRPVTGPYLEVIRTWLTEDLQAPRKQRHTARRVYDRLVTERGFGGSESIIRKVVAELKREIAPKKGFLPLEADPGEQAQVDWGEAMVRLEGESTRVHLFCMRLRRSGTPFVYAFPDEGLEAFLAGHRLAFEFFGGVPRECVYDNLKSAVTKVLQGPHREENRQFSALRGHYLFESVFCNPRSGHEKGAVEHLVGFVRRNVLVPVPDLPSLEELNLCLARWCEKQRRSRGTSFDEEATCLLPLPALPHPCALQTVAVVSPTSLVRFEGNVYSVPVGHEGEAVNLSTTWDRIRISRNGTLLAEHPRLSGKGKASMELVHVLPLLQFKPGAVRNAAVLRRLAEPWQKARTLLCAQPEGYREFCAILLLHRDHSLEVLTEALEEALALKRVTAETVRQLVWNRTPSVVPEASVPDPLAELPAGCAPDPSRYDTLLGEAVA